One segment of Herbaspirillum hiltneri N3 DNA contains the following:
- a CDS encoding methyl-accepting chemotaxis protein, protein MTITKRLILTLSVALLALLFVGVDGLWQLQRAQQRFDTVQNRIIPSISGLNAAKGFLADTRLAGYRLSVFSNLSDKTALDKAVADANKAFDDVVAKYEKEQIFDDTDRKMLEADKVNMEAYRKALIPFFAAAHAGDMDGVRATLMAGTPLALSAAGVKKGIDEHIAYNGKLVDDVRAESIAAYEFAFKSMIAVIVVAFLLTGTLALTLYRNISGSLRNIRNTFEEISASLDLSQPMQVDRMDEIGHTATAFNKLRARIVDVIGTVRTSTDSVSVAAKQIAVGNTDLSSRTEQQAASLEETASSLEQLTSVVKQNTENAKQANQLALSASHIASQGGDVVRQVVDTMNSINESSRKIVDIISVIDGIAFQTNILALNAAVEAARAGEQGRGFAVVASEVRSLAQRSAAAAKEIKTLIDDSVDKVGSGSKLVQQAGTTMSDIVHSVQKVTDIVGEIASASEEQSSGISQVNQAVSQMDDVTQQNAALVEEAAAAAQALQDQAETLEQVVSVFKLDAARLVTNAAAQSAKRAIDITPSAARLSASEPRRLEHEVDA, encoded by the coding sequence ATGACGATCACCAAACGCCTTATTCTCACACTCTCGGTGGCCTTGCTGGCGCTCCTGTTTGTCGGTGTCGACGGCCTCTGGCAACTGCAGCGCGCGCAGCAGCGCTTCGATACCGTGCAGAACCGCATCATCCCGAGCATCAGCGGCCTCAATGCCGCCAAGGGTTTCCTCGCCGATACGCGCCTGGCCGGCTATCGGCTGTCGGTGTTCTCCAACCTGAGCGACAAGACGGCGCTGGACAAGGCCGTGGCCGATGCCAACAAGGCCTTCGACGACGTCGTCGCCAAGTACGAGAAGGAACAGATTTTCGACGACACCGATCGCAAGATGCTGGAAGCGGACAAGGTCAATATGGAGGCTTATCGCAAGGCGCTGATTCCGTTCTTCGCCGCTGCGCATGCGGGCGACATGGACGGCGTGCGCGCCACGCTGATGGCCGGCACCCCGTTGGCGTTGTCCGCCGCCGGCGTCAAGAAAGGCATCGACGAGCATATCGCCTACAACGGCAAGCTGGTCGACGACGTGCGCGCCGAGAGTATCGCCGCGTACGAGTTCGCATTCAAGAGCATGATCGCGGTCATCGTCGTGGCGTTTCTGCTGACCGGCACGCTGGCGCTGACCCTGTACCGCAACATCAGCGGCAGCCTGCGCAATATCCGCAATACGTTTGAAGAAATCAGCGCGTCGCTCGATCTGTCTCAGCCGATGCAGGTCGATCGCATGGACGAGATCGGCCACACCGCCACTGCCTTCAACAAGCTGCGCGCGCGTATCGTCGACGTGATCGGCACGGTGCGCACCTCGACCGATTCGGTCAGTGTCGCCGCCAAGCAGATCGCTGTCGGCAACACCGACCTGTCGTCGCGCACCGAACAGCAAGCCGCGTCGCTGGAAGAAACCGCATCGAGCCTGGAACAGCTGACGTCGGTGGTCAAGCAAAACACCGAGAACGCCAAGCAGGCCAACCAGCTCGCGCTGTCGGCGTCGCACATCGCGTCGCAAGGCGGCGATGTGGTGCGCCAGGTGGTCGACACGATGAACTCAATCAATGAATCCTCGCGCAAGATCGTCGACATCATCAGCGTGATCGACGGCATCGCTTTCCAGACCAATATCCTGGCGCTCAACGCCGCAGTGGAAGCCGCGCGCGCCGGCGAACAGGGCCGCGGCTTTGCCGTGGTGGCATCGGAAGTGCGCAGCCTGGCGCAGCGCTCAGCCGCCGCCGCCAAGGAAATCAAGACCCTGATCGACGACTCGGTCGACAAGGTCGGCTCCGGCAGCAAGCTGGTGCAGCAGGCCGGCACCACCATGAGCGACATCGTCCACAGCGTGCAGAAGGTGACCGATATCGTCGGCGAGATCGCCAGCGCCAGCGAAGAACAAAGCAGCGGCATCAGCCAGGTCAACCAGGCCGTGTCGCAAATGGATGACGTCACGCAACAGAACGCCGCGCTGGTGGAAGAGGCCGCCGCTGCCGCGCAGGCGTTGCAGGATCAGGCCGAAACGCTGGAGCAGGTGGTCAGCGTGTTCAAGCTGGACGCCGCGCGCCTGGTGACGAACGCCGCCGCGCAATCGGCCAAACGCGCCATCGACATCACGCCTTCGGCGGCGCGTCTGTCGGCGAGCGAACCGCGTCGACTGGAACATGAGGTGGATGCATAG
- a CDS encoding enoyl-CoA hydratase/isomerase family protein, which yields MEKFIKVSHDGNVAVITLNRPEKLNAWNTEMRAEIIAALKRSDQDAAIGAIIMTGAGDRAFCAGQDLEEAHGFDEQRADEWMTEWENYYRTLRSLKKPLVMALNGTAAGSAFQVTLLGDIRVGHAGSRMGQPEINSGIPSVTGPWIMTQMLGLSRTIELTLTGRMMEAEEAHRLGLIHHLVPAAEVMSKSLAIARELAAKPPVAMRLDKQRFYEITEPSFVDAIAAGRRIQGEAYATGEPARMMEEFFKKRGRTIGG from the coding sequence ATGGAAAAATTCATCAAGGTCTCACATGACGGCAACGTCGCCGTCATCACCCTCAACCGCCCTGAAAAGCTCAACGCCTGGAATACCGAAATGCGCGCCGAGATCATCGCCGCCCTCAAACGCAGCGATCAGGATGCGGCGATCGGCGCCATCATCATGACCGGCGCCGGCGATCGTGCATTTTGTGCGGGGCAGGACCTGGAAGAGGCGCACGGTTTCGACGAGCAGCGCGCCGACGAATGGATGACCGAGTGGGAAAACTATTACCGCACGCTGCGCTCGCTCAAGAAGCCGCTGGTCATGGCGCTCAACGGCACCGCCGCCGGCTCGGCGTTCCAGGTGACGCTGCTGGGCGACATCCGCGTCGGCCACGCCGGTTCGCGCATGGGCCAGCCGGAAATCAATTCCGGCATTCCCAGCGTCACCGGACCATGGATCATGACCCAGATGCTGGGCCTGTCGCGCACCATCGAACTGACCCTGACCGGCCGCATGATGGAAGCCGAGGAGGCGCATCGCCTCGGCCTGATCCACCACCTGGTGCCGGCCGCCGAAGTCATGAGCAAGTCGCTCGCCATCGCGCGTGAACTGGCCGCCAAGCCGCCGGTCGCGATGCGTCTCGACAAGCAGCGCTTCTACGAAATCACCGAGCCGAGTTTTGTCGACGCCATCGCCGCCGGCCGCCGCATCCAGGGCGAAGCCTATGCCACCGGCGAACCGGCCCGCATGATGGAAGAGTTCTTCAAGAAGCGCGGGCGCACGATCGGCGGCTGA
- a CDS encoding TonB-dependent receptor family protein, producing the protein MTLLPLPRAIAAQTRCAAAIAAALMTLSGAAYAQQAATPAETPNTLETIQVSGDWLGTGLQNSVKTYPGARTVVKKEEIQSTGAVTIGDVMRRIPGVQVTDNSGTAGGAMSLNIGVRGLTGRYSPRSTILLDGVPMASAPYGQPQISFAPVSLNNIEAIDVVRGGGAVRYGPQNVGGIINFRTRAIPTTPGVSGDASVRYNSYGEGGSSTQYTAFAGSTLDNGLGLAMLYSGTDGSGWRANSNERINDFALKFRYEISSSSEIYGKISYYDVMSHTPGGLTPAQYNADPFQNTRTRDYWKGNRRGIDLGYLNTISDTQEFEIRTYYNESYRESALIGASTTQLTHQPRFYETIGIEPRFTQRLTSGSVTNDITVGYRYIGERGHDDNFAETIATGAYGAATKNKNRTDAHAGYIDDKISVGAWRITPGVRFEHIQTTRQNVASTTKFEVTNNKPLPSLNIAYLLTPELTLFTNYNTSFGVVQNTQLSAASAPNNLQPELAKTAELGARWKGGNLSAEATYFNIRFDNQITLIASPDTYQNLGKTQHDGLETAIDYAFDKDGLFRGLSVYANYTYTRAVLKSGLNSGKDVPFYSRTTDTIGGRYQAGPWGFNLSTTHQSRQFSDESNSQIETTDGKNGPIPGYRVWNAQVDWKVPNTRGFDVVAGVNNLTDRRYYSRTTDGNQGRIVGAPRTIYVQGRYAF; encoded by the coding sequence ATGACATTGCTTCCGCTTCCTCGCGCCATTGCAGCGCAAACCCGCTGTGCCGCCGCCATCGCCGCTGCGCTGATGACACTGTCCGGCGCCGCTTATGCCCAACAGGCAGCCACACCGGCTGAAACGCCGAATACGCTCGAGACCATTCAGGTCAGCGGCGACTGGCTTGGCACCGGCCTGCAAAACAGCGTGAAGACCTATCCGGGCGCGCGCACCGTGGTGAAGAAGGAGGAGATTCAAAGCACAGGCGCCGTTACCATCGGCGACGTCATGCGCCGCATTCCCGGTGTGCAGGTCACCGACAACTCCGGCACCGCCGGCGGCGCCATGTCGCTCAACATCGGCGTGCGCGGCCTGACCGGTCGTTACTCACCGCGCTCGACCATCCTGCTGGACGGGGTACCGATGGCTTCCGCCCCTTACGGCCAACCACAAATCTCGTTCGCGCCGGTCAGCCTGAACAATATCGAAGCGATCGACGTCGTACGCGGCGGCGGCGCCGTACGCTACGGTCCGCAAAACGTGGGCGGCATCATCAACTTCCGCACCCGCGCTATCCCGACGACACCTGGCGTGAGCGGCGACGCCAGCGTGCGCTACAACAGCTACGGCGAGGGCGGTTCCAGCACCCAATACACCGCATTCGCCGGCTCCACACTCGACAACGGCCTCGGCCTCGCAATGCTGTATTCCGGCACCGACGGCTCCGGCTGGCGCGCCAACAGCAACGAACGCATCAACGACTTTGCGCTGAAATTCCGCTACGAAATCAGCTCCAGCTCCGAAATCTACGGCAAGATTTCCTACTACGACGTCATGTCGCACACACCCGGCGGTCTGACCCCGGCACAATACAACGCCGACCCATTCCAGAACACGCGTACGCGCGACTACTGGAAAGGCAATCGCCGCGGCATCGACCTGGGCTATCTGAACACCATTTCCGATACACAGGAATTTGAAATTCGCACCTATTACAACGAGAGCTATCGCGAAAGCGCGCTGATCGGCGCCTCCACGACGCAATTGACGCATCAGCCGCGCTTCTATGAAACCATTGGCATCGAACCGCGCTTCACTCAGCGCCTCACTTCCGGCAGCGTCACCAATGACATCACCGTAGGCTATCGCTACATCGGCGAACGCGGTCACGACGACAACTTTGCCGAAACGATCGCAACCGGCGCCTATGGCGCGGCAACCAAGAACAAGAATCGCACCGATGCACACGCCGGTTATATCGATGACAAGATCTCCGTCGGCGCATGGCGCATCACCCCTGGTGTACGCTTTGAACACATCCAGACGACTCGTCAGAACGTAGCGTCAACAACCAAGTTCGAAGTCACCAACAACAAGCCGCTGCCGTCGCTCAACATCGCCTACCTTCTCACGCCAGAGCTCACGCTGTTCACCAACTACAATACCTCCTTCGGCGTGGTCCAGAATACGCAGTTGAGCGCGGCATCCGCACCAAACAACTTGCAACCGGAGCTGGCCAAGACGGCAGAACTCGGCGCACGGTGGAAGGGTGGCAACCTGTCCGCTGAAGCAACATATTTCAACATTCGCTTCGACAATCAAATCACGTTGATCGCCTCGCCGGACACTTATCAGAATCTCGGCAAGACCCAGCATGATGGTCTCGAAACTGCCATCGACTATGCATTCGACAAAGACGGTCTGTTCCGCGGCTTGAGTGTCTACGCCAACTACACCTATACACGCGCAGTACTCAAATCCGGCCTGAACTCGGGCAAGGACGTGCCGTTCTATTCACGCACCACCGATACTATCGGCGGGCGCTATCAGGCCGGTCCGTGGGGTTTCAATCTGTCGACCACGCATCAGAGCCGTCAATTCTCTGATGAAAGCAATAGCCAGATCGAAACCACTGATGGCAAGAATGGTCCGATTCCCGGCTATCGCGTCTGGAATGCACAAGTGGATTGGAAGGTACCCAACACCAGGGGCTTTGACGTAGTGGCAGGCGTCAACAATCTGACTGATCGCCGTTACTATTCACGCACCACCGACGGCAACCAAGGCCGCATCGTCGGCGCACCGCGCACCATCTACGTACAAGGCCGCTACGCGTTCTAA
- a CDS encoding SDR family oxidoreductase, which translates to MSTSKVALVIGGGSGMGAGVAQKLAADGFGVGILSSSGKGESLGNSLGGVGVTGSNRSVADLQKAVDACLARWGRIDVLVNSAGHGPKGKVLELSDEEWLLGMEIYLMNVVRSARLVTPLMQQQGGGAIINISSFSAVEPSQSFPTSSVFRAGLSAYTKLFADKYAPENIRMNNILPGFIDSLPEKPGIKEMIPMARYGKVSEVAALASHLASDAAAYITGQNIRIDGGITRSL; encoded by the coding sequence ATGAGCACAAGCAAAGTAGCCCTCGTCATCGGCGGCGGTAGCGGCATGGGCGCCGGCGTGGCGCAAAAACTGGCGGCCGACGGCTTCGGCGTCGGCATTCTTTCCTCTTCCGGAAAAGGCGAGTCGCTCGGCAACAGCCTGGGCGGCGTCGGCGTCACCGGCTCCAACCGCTCCGTCGCGGACCTGCAGAAAGCAGTCGATGCCTGCCTCGCGCGCTGGGGTCGCATCGACGTGCTGGTCAACAGCGCCGGCCACGGTCCCAAGGGCAAGGTGCTCGAACTCAGCGATGAAGAATGGCTGCTCGGCATGGAGATCTACCTGATGAACGTGGTGCGCAGTGCGCGCCTGGTGACGCCGCTGATGCAACAGCAGGGCGGTGGCGCCATCATCAATATCTCGAGCTTCTCGGCGGTCGAACCGTCGCAGTCGTTCCCGACCTCGAGCGTGTTTCGCGCGGGCCTGTCGGCCTACACCAAGCTGTTCGCCGACAAATACGCACCGGAAAACATCCGCATGAACAATATCCTGCCGGGCTTCATCGACAGCCTGCCGGAAAAGCCCGGCATCAAGGAAATGATCCCGATGGCGCGTTACGGCAAAGTGAGCGAAGTCGCGGCGCTGGCCTCGCACCTGGCGTCCGACGCCGCGGCCTACATCACCGGCCAGAATATCCGCATCGACGGCGGCATTACGCGTTCACTCTAG
- a CDS encoding oxidoreductase — protein MSASKTFFITGVSSGFGLALAEAAIAAGHRVVGTVRSEEARQAFEAQFSGRPGQAFARLLDVADFAAAERIAAEVESSIGPVDVLVNNAGYGHEGILEESGMDALQRQFDVNVFGAVAVTKSFVPFMRQRRRGHIINITSMGGFITMPGIAYYCGSKFALEGISETLGKELRAFNVFVTAVAPGSFRTDWAGRSMVRSPRSIADYDALFDPIRTTRAERSGKQTGDPRKAAQAMLRLVDSPAPPAHLLLGSDALALVRKKLADMTQELAQWEALTCSTDADAESEPT, from the coding sequence ATGTCTGCATCCAAGACTTTTTTCATCACCGGCGTCAGCAGCGGCTTCGGCCTCGCGCTCGCCGAAGCCGCCATCGCTGCGGGCCACCGCGTGGTCGGCACGGTGCGCAGCGAAGAAGCCCGCCAGGCCTTCGAAGCACAATTTTCCGGCCGGCCGGGACAGGCGTTTGCGCGCCTGCTCGACGTCGCCGATTTTGCTGCGGCGGAACGGATCGCTGCCGAAGTGGAGAGCAGCATCGGGCCGGTCGACGTGCTGGTCAACAATGCCGGCTACGGGCACGAAGGCATCCTTGAGGAGTCCGGCATGGATGCGTTGCAACGCCAGTTCGACGTCAATGTGTTCGGCGCGGTGGCGGTGACAAAATCCTTCGTGCCGTTCATGCGCCAACGCCGGCGCGGCCACATCATCAACATCACCTCGATGGGCGGCTTCATCACGATGCCGGGCATTGCCTACTACTGCGGCAGCAAGTTTGCGCTGGAAGGCATTTCCGAAACCTTGGGAAAGGAGCTGCGGGCCTTCAACGTCTTCGTCACCGCCGTTGCGCCGGGATCGTTTCGCACCGACTGGGCGGGGCGTTCGATGGTGCGCTCTCCGCGCAGCATCGCGGATTACGATGCATTGTTCGATCCGATCCGCACTACGCGCGCCGAGCGCAGCGGCAAGCAGACCGGCGATCCCCGCAAGGCCGCGCAGGCGATGCTGAGGCTGGTCGACAGCCCGGCGCCGCCGGCGCATTTGCTGTTGGGCAGCGATGCGTTGGCGCTGGTGAGGAAGAAGCTGGCGGACATGACGCAGGAGTTGGCGCAGTGGGAAGCGCTGACATGTTCGACCGATGCCGATGCAGAGTCCGAGCCGACCTGA
- a CDS encoding ABC transporter substrate-binding protein: MTQQFNNHRRTVLKMAGGIAAAGIAPSILAQTRQLVVADPGGPYTAAYRKAFYDPFEKATGVKIVNVAREAQPVAQLTAMVQTKNFVWDVTTLTLAQDIPILEEAGMLEPLGIVPTDFKNMLPGSITSSFVGVDVYATILAYRTDKFAKNPPKTWADFWNVEKFPGRRSLRRNAIDTLEQALMADGVAPDKLYPLDLDRAFKSLDRIKKHVAVWWTSGAQAMQLIQSGEVDMISTWNARAQTAIEGGAPVAINWNQGLYSIEGWGVPKGNPRAAVAKEFVKFCADAKRQSGFTDTLAYGPTALEAYKDIPAARAAILPTAPANIALMRPPSGPWWHKNRNAVSDRFNAWLLS; encoded by the coding sequence ATGACTCAGCAATTCAACAACCATCGCCGCACCGTCCTGAAAATGGCCGGCGGTATTGCGGCTGCCGGCATTGCGCCGTCGATCCTGGCGCAAACCAGGCAACTGGTGGTCGCCGACCCGGGCGGTCCTTACACGGCCGCCTATCGAAAGGCCTTCTACGATCCGTTTGAAAAAGCCACCGGCGTGAAGATCGTCAACGTCGCCCGCGAAGCACAGCCGGTCGCGCAACTGACCGCCATGGTGCAGACCAAAAACTTCGTGTGGGACGTCACCACGCTGACGTTGGCGCAGGACATTCCGATTCTCGAAGAAGCCGGCATGCTGGAGCCGCTCGGTATCGTGCCGACCGACTTCAAGAACATGCTGCCTGGTTCGATCACATCAAGCTTCGTCGGCGTCGACGTGTACGCGACCATCCTGGCCTACCGCACCGACAAGTTCGCCAAGAATCCTCCAAAGACCTGGGCCGACTTCTGGAACGTCGAGAAATTCCCGGGCCGCCGCTCGCTGCGCCGCAATGCCATCGACACCCTGGAGCAAGCGCTGATGGCCGACGGCGTTGCACCCGACAAACTGTACCCGCTCGATCTGGATCGCGCCTTCAAGAGCCTCGATCGCATCAAGAAACACGTCGCAGTCTGGTGGACCAGCGGCGCCCAGGCGATGCAGCTGATTCAATCCGGCGAAGTCGACATGATCTCGACCTGGAATGCACGCGCGCAGACCGCCATCGAAGGCGGCGCACCGGTGGCGATCAACTGGAACCAGGGTTTGTATTCGATCGAAGGCTGGGGCGTGCCGAAGGGCAATCCGCGCGCCGCCGTAGCGAAGGAGTTCGTCAAATTCTGTGCCGACGCCAAGCGCCAGAGCGGCTTCACCGACACGCTGGCGTACGGCCCGACCGCGCTGGAAGCCTACAAGGACATCCCCGCTGCACGCGCCGCCATCCTGCCGACCGCACCCGCCAACATCGCCCTGATGCGTCCGCCCAGCGGCCCGTGGTGGCACAAGAACCGCAACGCGGTATCGGACCGTTTCAACGCCTGGTTACTTTCCTGA
- a CDS encoding ABC transporter ATP-binding protein: MTARLQTRAISKHYDSVTALSPTDLDVRDGEFLTLLGPSGSGKTTLLQILAGLVEPSGGSLFINGKDATHTAAGERGIGMVFQSYALFPHLSVWENIAYPLRMRRMDKAAMAAAVRDALEMVQMGSYANRLPRELSGGQQQRIALARCFVYKPSVILLDEPLGALDKKLREHMQSEIRSLHKDLGATFIYVTHDQEEALNLSDRICLMNQSKIEQIGTPQDLYDRPATAFSAQFIGYSNLLSGRVQDSGAGARLGNGRFDVPLPARRPDGAGTNADISLVVRPEEACLTGVGAGDAYVNGIVSEVVFAGSDIRVLVDIGESRPFLLRCGRREAPAVGDGVGIRWHAEHAAVVTC; this comes from the coding sequence ATGACTGCCAGATTGCAAACACGTGCCATCAGCAAGCACTACGACAGCGTTACGGCGCTGTCGCCGACCGACCTCGACGTCAGGGACGGCGAATTCCTCACCCTGCTGGGACCGTCCGGCTCCGGCAAGACCACGCTGCTGCAGATTCTTGCAGGACTGGTCGAGCCGAGCGGCGGTTCGTTGTTCATCAACGGCAAGGACGCCACCCACACCGCAGCCGGCGAACGCGGCATCGGCATGGTGTTCCAGAGCTACGCGCTGTTCCCGCATCTGTCGGTGTGGGAAAACATCGCCTACCCGTTGCGCATGCGCAGGATGGACAAGGCGGCGATGGCCGCCGCAGTGCGCGACGCGCTGGAAATGGTGCAGATGGGCAGCTACGCCAACCGCTTGCCGCGCGAGCTGTCGGGCGGCCAGCAGCAGCGCATCGCGCTGGCGCGCTGCTTTGTCTACAAGCCGTCGGTGATCCTGCTGGATGAGCCCTTGGGGGCGCTCGACAAGAAACTGCGCGAGCACATGCAATCCGAAATCCGCAGCCTGCACAAGGATCTCGGCGCGACCTTCATCTACGTCACCCACGATCAGGAAGAAGCACTGAACCTGTCCGACCGCATCTGCCTCATGAACCAGTCGAAGATCGAACAGATCGGCACGCCGCAGGATCTGTACGACCGTCCGGCCACGGCATTCTCGGCGCAGTTCATCGGCTACTCCAACCTGTTGTCGGGACGGGTGCAGGACAGCGGGGCCGGTGCGCGTCTGGGCAACGGCCGTTTCGACGTGCCGCTGCCGGCGCGGCGTCCGGACGGCGCGGGAACGAACGCCGACATCTCGCTGGTGGTGCGCCCGGAAGAAGCCTGCCTGACCGGCGTCGGCGCCGGCGACGCCTACGTCAACGGCATCGTCAGCGAAGTCGTGTTCGCCGGCTCGGATATCCGGGTGCTGGTCGATATCGGCGAAAGCCGGCCTTTCCTGCTGCGCTGCGGCCGCCGCGAAGCGCCTGCAGTGGGCGACGGCGTCGGCATCCGCTGGCATGCGGAGCACGCCGCCGTCGTGACCTGCTAA
- a CDS encoding ABC transporter permease subunit: MSSSLSPGAAKRAPRKRLPAWLPALPCFVFLICFFCVPVVEILQTGIVNADGHATLDQFRRMTSDLVFAKVLGNTFLISGLTALLSVLLGFPVAYFLSQLSDRFRERWMIWIMVPFWTSYLVKTFAWILVLSKTGILLTLAASLGLVDDPNALAPSMTGVMIGMVHAMLPLAVINMLPIMRGVNAQLLQAAETLGANRSVAFFSVFLPMAAPGIAAAGLLVFITSLGFFILPALLGTPKETMVAQMVISAINDLFNLPYAAALSTVLLIFAVAVFILYDKLVGLSSLSGDTRAAPRKNSSAVATALLIGIGRLCGSGYGAAGPVVRKVKGLKLYSVVAVALLSLPIIVVFPIAFTNSPFLSFPPQGFSLRWFESFIFSPVWQASFLRSFGVAIVTALASTALGIGAALALTRLPPRWTKPVFAFLLAPLIVPRIVVAVGLFYLFSRMGLVGTDLGLTIGHTVLAIPYVVVTMAAAQTLCRLNPQMSFAYVSGASTDSSERGSAMWARVKGKTENALLALPFKAAWMFRPGAIQPMHGEVSKTPAYRWFYALTGPLLSLLRRLFPRHITTTEQLGRAMINVARRGHASGIIRNADIAGLA, encoded by the coding sequence ATGTCCAGTTCACTCTCCCCAGGCGCGGCGAAAAGAGCGCCCCGCAAGCGGTTGCCGGCGTGGCTGCCGGCCCTGCCGTGTTTCGTATTCCTGATCTGCTTCTTCTGCGTGCCGGTGGTCGAGATCCTGCAGACCGGCATCGTCAATGCCGACGGTCACGCCACGCTCGATCAGTTTCGCCGCATGACCAGCGATCTGGTGTTTGCCAAGGTGCTCGGCAACACCTTCCTGATCTCGGGCCTGACGGCGCTGCTGTCGGTGCTGCTGGGCTTTCCGGTGGCCTACTTCCTGAGCCAGTTGAGCGACCGCTTCCGCGAACGCTGGATGATCTGGATCATGGTGCCGTTCTGGACCAGCTACCTGGTCAAGACCTTCGCCTGGATCCTGGTGCTGTCGAAGACCGGCATCCTGCTGACGCTGGCCGCCAGCCTCGGCCTGGTCGACGATCCGAATGCGCTGGCGCCGTCGATGACCGGCGTGATGATCGGCATGGTGCATGCCATGCTGCCGCTGGCCGTGATCAACATGTTGCCGATCATGCGCGGCGTCAACGCGCAGTTGCTGCAGGCGGCGGAGACGCTGGGCGCCAACCGTTCCGTGGCGTTCTTCTCGGTGTTCCTGCCGATGGCCGCTCCCGGCATCGCGGCGGCAGGCTTGCTGGTGTTCATCACCAGCCTGGGCTTCTTCATCCTGCCGGCGCTGCTCGGCACGCCCAAGGAAACCATGGTCGCGCAGATGGTGATCTCGGCGATCAACGATCTGTTCAATCTGCCGTACGCGGCGGCGTTGTCGACGGTTTTACTGATCTTCGCGGTGGCGGTGTTCATCCTCTACGATAAGCTGGTGGGTTTGTCTTCGCTCAGCGGCGACACCCGCGCCGCACCAAGGAAGAACAGTTCGGCCGTCGCCACCGCGCTGCTGATCGGCATCGGCCGCCTGTGCGGCAGCGGCTACGGCGCAGCCGGGCCGGTGGTGCGAAAGGTGAAGGGACTGAAGCTGTACAGCGTGGTCGCGGTGGCCTTGCTGTCGCTGCCCATCATCGTGGTGTTCCCGATCGCCTTCACCAATTCGCCGTTCCTGTCGTTCCCGCCGCAGGGCTTCAGCCTGCGCTGGTTTGAATCCTTCATCTTCTCGCCAGTGTGGCAAGCCTCGTTCCTGCGCTCGTTCGGTGTTGCGATTGTCACCGCGCTGGCATCGACCGCGTTGGGCATCGGCGCCGCGCTGGCGTTGACGCGCCTGCCGCCGCGCTGGACCAAGCCGGTGTTCGCCTTCCTGCTGGCGCCGCTGATCGTGCCGCGCATCGTGGTGGCGGTCGGCCTGTTTTATCTGTTCTCGCGCATGGGCCTGGTCGGCACCGACCTCGGTCTCACCATCGGCCACACCGTGCTGGCCATCCCGTATGTCGTGGTCACCATGGCGGCGGCGCAGACGCTGTGCCGGCTCAATCCGCAGATGAGCTTCGCCTACGTGTCCGGCGCCAGCACCGACAGCAGCGAGCGCGGCAGCGCGATGTGGGCGCGCGTCAAGGGCAAGACCGAAAACGCGCTGCTGGCGCTGCCGTTCAAGGCGGCCTGGATGTTCCGGCCCGGCGCCATCCAGCCGATGCACGGCGAAGTGTCGAAGACGCCGGCCTATCGCTGGTTCTACGCGCTGACCGGGCCGCTGCTGTCGCTGCTGCGCCGACTGTTCCCACGCCACATCACCACCACCGAACAACTCGGCCGCGCCATGATCAACGTCGCCAGGCGCGGCCATGCTTCGGGAATCATCCGCAATGCCGACATTGCCGGACTGGCATGA
- a CDS encoding flavin reductase family protein, with product MNKKVDYPVSDIRHYLEPGPVVLVTSRWQDETDVMTLGWHTVMEFTPSLVGCIIASGNHSFELIRSSRECVINIPTADMIDTVTDIGNCSGADVDKFSRFGLHTSVAEKVRAPLLDDCFVSLECKIYDDCLIDTYNYFIFEVVKAHAAPSPKYPQTVHYTGDGQFREAGRHVSRRERFLPQNL from the coding sequence ATGAACAAGAAGGTCGACTACCCCGTCTCCGACATCCGTCATTATCTTGAACCCGGCCCCGTCGTGCTGGTGACCTCGCGCTGGCAGGACGAGACCGATGTCATGACGCTGGGCTGGCATACCGTGATGGAATTCACGCCCTCGCTGGTCGGTTGCATCATCGCCTCCGGCAACCACAGCTTCGAACTGATCCGCAGCAGCCGCGAATGCGTGATCAACATCCCCACCGCCGACATGATCGATACCGTCACCGACATCGGTAACTGTTCCGGCGCCGATGTCGACAAATTCTCGCGCTTCGGCCTGCATACCAGTGTTGCCGAAAAGGTCCGTGCACCGCTGCTCGACGACTGCTTCGTCAGTCTCGAATGCAAGATCTACGACGATTGCCTGATCGACACCTATAACTACTTCATCTTCGAAGTCGTCAAGGCGCATGCCGCACCTTCGCCCAAATATCCGCAGACCGTGCACTACACCGGCGACGGCCAGTTCCGGGAAGCCGGACGCCACGTGAGCCGGCGGGAACGCTTCCTGCCGCAGAATCTCTAG